In one window of Primulina tabacum isolate GXHZ01 chromosome 8, ASM2559414v2, whole genome shotgun sequence DNA:
- the LOC142553420 gene encoding mitochondrial import receptor subunit TOM40-1-like, translating to MATLIPPSTAAAPPPPSNPTSTEQKKVDYLDLPCPIPYEEIHREAFMSLKPELFEGMRFDFTKGLNQNFSLSHSVMMGPTEIPSQSSDTIKIPTAHYEFGANFIDPKLMLFGRVMTDGRLNARLKCDLSENLTLKGNAQLTNEPHMSHGMFNFDYKGSDYRTQFQVGNGALFGASYIQSVTPHLSLGGEVFWAGQHRKSGIGYAARYNTDKMVTTAQVASTGMVALGYVQKVSEKVSLASDFMYNYMSRDATASFGYDYILRQCRLRGKIDSNGVVAAFLEERFNMGLNFLLSAEIDHRKKDYKFGFGLTVGE from the exons ATGGCGACTTTAATTCCTCCGTCGACTGCCGCAGCTCCCCCGCCGCCGTCGAATCCAACCTCCACGGAGCAGAAGAAAGTAGATTACTTAGATTTGCCTTGCCCCATTCCGTATGAGGAAATTCATCGCGAAGCTTTTA TGTCCTTGAAGCCAGAGCTTTTTGAGGGAATGCGTTTTGATTTTACGAAAGGACTAAACCAGAACTTTTCTCTCAGTCATAG TGTGATGATGGGACCAACAGAGATTCCTTCTCAATCATCTGACACTATTAAAATCCCCACCGCTCATTATGAATTTGGTGCTAACTTTATAGATCCAAAG TTGATGCTTTTTGGAAGGGTGATGACAGATGGTAGACTAAATGCAAGATTAAAGTGCGATTTGTCTGAGAACCTTACACTTAAGGGAAATGCTCAA CTTACGAATGAGCCACATATGTCACACGGCATGTTCAATTTTGATTATAAG GGATCTGACTATAGGACTCAGTTTCAAGTAGGAAATGGTGCTTTATTTGGTGCAAGCTACATTCAG AGCGTGACTCCTCATTTATCATTGGGCGGGGAAGTATTCTGGGCTGGTCAACATAGAAAATCTGGCATTGGCTATGCTGCACGTTACAACACCGACAAGATG GTTACAACTGCACAAGTTGCTAGCACGGGAATGGTTGCTCTAGGCTATGTACAAAAAGTATCTGAGAAG GTTTCTCTAGCATCAGATTTCATGTACAACTATATGTCTAGGGATGCCACGGCCAGCTTTGGTTATGATTATATCCTTCGGCAG TGTCGTTTAAGAGGAAAAATTGATTCCAATGGTGTTGTGGCTGCTTTCCTGGAAGAGCGATTTAATATGggtcttaattttcttctttcaGCTGAG ATAGATCACCGTAAGAAAGATTACAAGTTCGGATTCGGATTAACTGTTGGAGAATAG
- the LOC142553421 gene encoding uncharacterized protein LOC142553421: MLENPSVDSSAAAANIATVKRYAPPNQRNRLLGRRKSGGDRLERASTYANDGERNHISSTKTNSTVDHGDAGANKRSGESHRSRLIPLHGCSNSEAFQLLNNRWTAAMSAYNNLPEDSVERPVLYTKKSASAWGQAFLPHMIIQPTVTSGLQRDFLSELRQAMNNANSGKH, from the exons ATGCTGGAAAACCCGAGCGTTGATTCTTCGGCAGCCGCCGCTAATATTGCCACCGTCAAGCGCTACGCCCCACCTAATCAGCG GAATCGGTTGCTCGGCCGACGCAAGTCCGGAGGAG ATCGACTAGAACGGGCAAGCACATATGCTAATGATGGAGAGAGAAACCACATTAGTTCTACGAAAACTAATTCTACGGTCGATCATGGAGATGCTGGTGCTAACAAACGTTCTGGTGAAAGTCATCGCTCGAGACTAATTCCTTTACACGGATGCTCAAACAGTGAAGCTTTTCAGCTTTTGAACAATC GTTGGACAGCTGCTATGAGTGCATACAACAATTTGCCTGAAGATTCAGTCG AAAGGCCAGTTTTGTACACAAAGAAGAGTGCATCAGCCTGGGGCCAAGCATTTCTTCCTCATATG ATAATCCAGCCAACTGTTACTAGTGGTTTGCAAAGGGATTTCTTGAGCGAACTCCGACAGGCAATGAACAATGCAAATTCTGGTAAACACTAA
- the LOC142553422 gene encoding auxilin-related protein 2-like, with amino-acid sequence MDDLDMLARDFGFGPRGKSNPMRSDSADRSRPAAQSSFDDPLFDDVFGGPSKYSPSFKSNANSNKQSAMSDFDHDSIFKSSEQKSNSKKSSLPVYDKPVYDDDIFDGLPGLKSKPASTTAKFGTDSLGINKSKNDHTDFDDLLGNLRRNEKVGQSNKSSYAKKTSASQSFDDLLDGFGSSSSATGDRPIPESTWGSVPDSGLKQRPDVADDPFVILESTSAKGSSSSRLFTDPLEETTKFENSRSTSAEVTSGSGKAFDDLDPLNNFGNSLHTYSTEREIGGKDVSSPRSTKSQTVTTRGQKGNTSFGYSESKMEKKVPLDHFQEPPLFDVPNASADFQKSFGHTASSSVYYETGTEFDMSYSSSGQGQQSDEIWLTVSEIPLFTQPTNAPPPSRPPPPIPRQATRSETSYFSSSSNKKNGDFFSSPSYPQYSQSPKLTPSAAQGETVSQFDELEDFAKGFPRYGVDESTNLHSNDEANTFSAAAASADAMKDAMDKAEAKFRYAKEVREREYAKGAKSKESVQMEKEEQDCQDGELRETQERVDHERKQKEDEEREKRRLEREREIEREKARQAVERATREARERAAAEARARAASEARLKTERAAVQRVQAEARERAAAEAKERAEKAATEARERATAVEAKERAAAAEARERAERAAAEARERAATAEAREKEIANKAAAAKAEAEAKRRTERAAFERASAEARERAAVDARERAAAAAKANQRKNDNDLDSFFGMGRASSAPRARENSTDSMFDQQFPYKGASEATKKTSSGVSSNIKRASSTTNIIDDLSSIFGAAPSSGEFQEIEGETDERRRARWEREQRTQERATQALAEKNKRDIQAQRDQEERHRIAETLDIEIKRWAAGKEGNLRALLSTLQYVLWPECGWQPVSLTDLIMGASVKKVYRKATLCIHPDKVQQKGATLQQKYIAEKVFDLLKESWNKFNSEELF; translated from the exons ATGGATGACCTGGATATGCTTGCTCGAGATTTCGGGTTTGGGCCTCGAGGAAAATCAAACCCTATGAGGTCCGATTCGGCCGATCGTTCCCGTCCTGCCGCTCAATCATCCTTTGACGATCCATTGTTCGACGACGTCTTTGGGGGCCCCTCCAAGTACTCTCCCAGCTTTAAGTCAAATGCTAATAGCAACAAGCAATCGGCTATGAGTGATTTCGATCATGATTCAATTTTCAAATCTTCGGAGCAAAAGAGCAACAGTAAAAAATCGTCGTTGCCTGTGTACGATAAGCCTGTATACGATGATGACATATTTGATGGGTTGCCAGGGTTGAAGAGCAAACCTGCATCTACCACGGCGAAGTTTGGTACTGACTCTTTGGGTATAAATAAGAGCAAAAATGATCATACTGATTTTGATGATCTATTGGGGAACTTGAGGAGAAATGAAAAGGTTGGGCAGAGCAACAAAAGCAGTTATGCCAAGAAAACCTCAGCTTCACAAAGTTTTGACGATTTGTTAGATGGGTTTGGGAGCAGCAGTTCTGCTACTGGCGACAG ACCGATACCAGAGTCTACTTGGGGATCTGTACCAGATTCAGGTTTAAAGCAAAGGCCTGATGTAGCGGATGATCCATTTGTCATTTTAGAATCAACTTCAGCTAAAGGTTCTTCATCATCCAGGTTATTTACAGATCCGCTGGAGGAAACCACTAAGTTTGAAAACTCTAGGAGTACAAGCGCTGAAGTCACATCCGGTAGTGGTAAAGCATTTGATGACTTAGATCCCCTCAATAATTTCGGAAACTCTTTACACACATATTCCACCGAAAGAGAAATTGGAGGGAAGGATGTCAGTTCTCCGAGATCAACAAAATCACAAACTGTTACAACCAGAGGGCAGAAGGGAAACACTTCTTTTGGGTATTCAGAAAGCAAGATGGAAAAGAAAGTTCCTCTTGACCACTTCCAGGAACCTCCCTTGTTTGATGTGCCAAATGCTTCAGCTGATTTCCAGAAATCTTTTGGTCATACTGCTTCATCTTCCGTATATTATGAAACAGGCACAGAGTTTGATATGTCTTATTCATCATCAGGGCAGGGACAGCAATCCGATGAAATATGGTTAACTGTATCAGAGATCCCCCTTTTCACGCAACCGACAAATGCTCCGCCTCCATCACGACCTCCTCCACCTATACCTCGACAAGCTACAAGATCAGAAACAAGTTACTTTTCTTCAAGTTCAAACAAGAAGAATGGTGATTTCTTTTCATCTCCAAGTTACCCTCAGTATTCTCAAAGTCCTAAGCTCACTCCTTCTGCTGCCCAGGGTGAAACAGTTTCACAATTTGATGAACTTGAGGATTTTGCAAAGGGTTTCCCCAGATACGGTGTTGACGAAAGCACCAATCTTCATTCCAATGATGAAGCAAATACATTCTCTGCAGCTGCTGCATCTGCAGATGCTATGAAGGATGCTATGGATAAAGCCGAGGCTAAATTTCGATATGCTAAGGAAGTACGTGAAAGAGAATACGCGAAAGGTGCAAAAAGTAAGGAATCAGTGCAGATGGAAAAAGAGGAACAAGATTGTCAGGATGGAGAACTCAGGGAAACCCAGGAGAGGGTGGACCATGAAAGGAAACAAaaggaagatgaagagagagaaAAGAGGAGACTTGAGAGGGAGAGGGAGATTGAAAGGGAGAAGGCAAGACAAGCTGTGGAAAGGGCTACTAGGGAAGCACGTGAACGAGCAGCAGCTGAGGCACGTGCAAGAGCAGCTTCTGAGGCTCGGCTTAAAACTGAAAGAGCAGCAGTTCAGAGGGTACAAGCTGAGGCCCGGGAAAGAGCTGCTGCAGAAGCTAAAGAGAGAGCAGAAAAGGCCGCTACAGAAGCCCGGGAAAGGGCAACCGCTGTAGAAGCTAAAGAAAGGGCTGCTGCTGCTGAAGCTAGGGAGAGAGCTGAAAGGGCTGCTGCTGAAGCTAGGGAGAGAGCTGCTACTGCAGAAGCTAGGGAAAAAGAAATAGCAAATAAAGCTGCTGCGGCAAAGGCTGAAGCCGAAGCTAAACGTCGAACTGAAAGGGCTGCTTTTGAAAGGGCTTCAGCTGAGGCTCGGGAGAGAGCTGCTGTGGATGCCCGAGAAAGGGCAGCCGCAGCTGCAAAAGCGAATCAACGGAAGAATGATAATGATCTCGATTCCTTTTTTGGCATGGGTCGAGCAAGCAGTGCACCAAGAGCACGAGAAAATTCAACC GATTCTATGTTCGATCAGCAATTTCCGTACAAGGGAGCATCTGAAGCTACAAAGAAGACATCCAGTGGCGTCTCATCCAATATTAAGAGAGCTTCATCCACTACTAATATCATCGATGATCTATCTTCTATTTTTGGAG CTGCCCCATCATCTGGAGAATTCCAAGAGATCGAAGGTGAAACTGATGAAAGACGAAGAGCTAGATGGGAGCGCGAACAACGCACTCAGGAGAGAGCG ACCCAAGCATTGGCTGAGAAGAATAAGCGGGACATTCAAGCTCAAAGGGATCAGGAAGAAAGACAT AGGATTGCTGAAACACTAGATATTGAAATCAAACGTTGGGCTGCTGGGAAAGAAGGAAATTTACGTGCTCTCCTGTCAACTTTGCAATAT GTGCTCTGGCCTGAATGTGGCTGGCAGCCCGTTTCATTGACAGATTTGATCATGGGTGCCTCTGTCAAAAAAGTATATCGGAAAGCTACTCTTTGCATTCATCCTGACAAGGTGCAGCAAAAAGGCGCTACTCTCCAACAGAAGTATATTGCAGAGAAGGTTTTTGATCTGCTCAAG GAGTCCTGGAATAAGTTCAACTCAGAGGAGCTCTTCTAA